One segment of Brassica napus cultivar Da-Ae chromosome C3, Da-Ae, whole genome shotgun sequence DNA contains the following:
- the LOC106383147 gene encoding transcription factor TCP24-like: protein MEEDDDIETQQQTSRKLQRLSSDKTEMRDWSNPSSRIIRVSRASGGKDRHSKVLTSKGLRDRRIRLSVATAIQFYDLQDRLGFDQPSKAVEWLINAASDSISNLNPIDTNFDQTLSLSKSSTSESSLLSLSRTESRGKARDKDKDLQSSFTQLLTRGFDEPNRSWTGGGSTDCFNPVQLMPNSNSLNHRQEPSLNHHCQNQYSFLPNYNFGISSSDSPGEAGCYSSRGTLQSNSQPLFLNNNKNINQRSISSSSSSSSPMDSQSISFFMAPPLHHHSPQLPEAFDGRLYLYYGEGNRSSDDKGKERR from the coding sequence ATGGAGGAGGACGACGACATTGAGACACAGCAACAAACAAGCAGAAAGCTACAGAGACTCTCCTCGGACAAAACTGAAATGAGGGATTGGAGCAATCCATCGTCTAGGATCATTAGGGTTTCACGAGCCTCCGGTGGCAAAGACCGACACAGCAAAGTCCTAACATCAAAAGGGTTGAGAGATCGGAGGATACGTCTCTCCGTCGCTACAGCGATCCAGTTCTACGACCTCCAGGACCGTCTCGGATTCGATCAGCCGAGCAAAGCCGTCGAATGGCTTATCAACGCGGCTTCTGATTCAATCTCCAATTTGAATCCGATCGACACAAACTTCGACCAGACACTTTCGCTGTCTAAGTCCAGCACGTCTGAGAGCTCGTTGTTGTCTTTGTCGAGGACAGAGAGTCGTGGGAAAGCTAGAGACAAAGACAAAGACTTGCAAAGCTCCTTCACTCAGCTTCTCACACGCGGTTTTGACGAACCGAACCGGAGTTGGACCGGTGGTGGTTCTACTGATTGTTTCAACCCGGTTCAGCTCATGCCAAACTCAAACTCCTTGAATCATCGTCAAGAACCGTCGTTGAATCATCATTGTCAAAACCAATACTCTTTTTTACCGAACTACAACTTTGGAatctcttcttctgattctcCCGGGGAAGCCGGTTGTTACAGTAGTAGGGGGACCCTTCAGTCCAATTCACAACCTCTCtttctcaacaacaacaaaaacattaaCCAAAGATCGatatcttcgtcttcttcttcatcttctccaatggACAGTCAGAGCATTTCATTTTTCATGGCTCCGCCTCTCCACCACCATAGTCCTCAGCTTCCAGAGGCTTTTGATGGCCGGTTATATCTCTATTACGGTGAAGGAAACCGGAGCTCCGACGATAAAGGAAAGGAGAGAAGATAG
- the LOC106375935 gene encoding probable inositol transporter 2, producing MEGGIHGGADKSAFRECFSLTWKNPYVLRLAFSAGIGGLLFGYDTGVISGALLYIKEDFKTVDRETWLQEMIVSMAVAGAIVGAAIGGWANDKFGRRSAILMADFLFLIGAIVMAVAPNPSLIVVGRVFVGLGVGMASMTAPLYISEASPAKIRGALVSTNGFLITGGQFVSYLINLAFTDVKGTWRWMLGIAGVPALLQFILMFTLPESPRWLYRKGREEEAKAIMRRIYSAEDVEHEIRALKDSVESEILEEGSSEKINMIKLCKTKTVRRGLIAGVGLQVFQQFVGINTVMYYSPTIFQLAGFASNRTAILLSLVTAGLNAFGSIISIYLIDRAGRKKLLIISLLGVIVSLGLLTGVFYEVTTHAPAVSFLETQRFNNVTCPDYNSSLKAQTWDCMTCLKASSPSCGFCSSPSGKEHPGACWVSNDSVKDLCHNENRLWYTRGCPSNFGWFALLGLGLYIIFFSPGMGTVPWIVNSEIYPLRFRGICGGIAATANWISNLIVAQSFLSLTEAIGTSWTFLMFGVISVIALLFVVVCVPETKGMPMEEIEKMLEGRSLHFKFWKKRSQPVEKGNQTA from the exons atggaAGGAGGAATACATGGAGGAGCAGATAAATCAGCTTTCAGAGAATGTTTTTCTCTAACATGGAAGAACCCTTATGTTCTTCGTCTTGCTTTCTCCGCAGGAATCGGTGGTCTTCTCTTTGGCTACGATACCG GAGTTATATCAGGAGCTCTGCTTTATATCAAAGAAGATTTCAAGACTGTTGACCGAGAAACTTGGTTACAG GAAATGATAGTGAGCATGGCGGTTGCTGGAGCCATCGTTGGAGCCGCCATCGGAGGTTGGGCCAATGACAAATTCGGGAGGAGAAGCGCCATTCTCATGGCGGATTTCCTCTTCCTAATAGGAGCTATCGTTATGGCTGTTGCTCCTAACCCGTCCCTCATTGTCGTTGGTCGTGTTTTTGTGGGCCTTGGGGTCGGTATGGCCTCGATGACTGCCCCGCTCTACATCTCAGAAGCATCTCCAGCTAAGATCAGAGGAGCTTTGGTCAGTACCAATGGGTTTCTCATCACCGGAGGACAATTCGTGTCTTACCTCATTAACTTAGCCTTCACCGAT GTGAAGGGAACATGGAGGTGGATGCTTGGAATCGCGGGAGTTCCAGCTCTTTTGCAGTTCATCTTAATGTTTACACTCCCTGAATCGCCTCGCTGGTTATACCGCAAG ggaagagaagaagaggctAAAGCAATCATGAGAAGAATATACTCAGCAGAAGATGTAGAACACGAGATTAGAGCACTAAAAGATTCAGTTGAATCAGAGATACTAGAAGAAGGATCTTCAGAGAAAATCAACATGATCAAACTATGCAAAACCAAAACGGTTAGACGAGGACTAATAGCTGGTGTTGGTCTCCAAGTGTTTCAACAGTTCGTTGGTATCAACACTGTTATGTATTATAGTCCAACCATTTTCCAGCTGGCCGGTTTTGCCTCAAACAGAACAGCTATTCTCTTGTCTCTAGTTACTGCAGGACTTAACGCATTTGGTTCCATCATTAGCATTTACCTCATCGATAGAGCCGGAAGGAAAAAGCTTTTGATCATTAGTCTTTTAGGAGTCATTGTCTCTCTTGGATTACTAACTGGTGTTTTCTATGAAGTGACTACTCATGCTCCTGCGGTTAGCTTCCTCGAGACACAAAGGTTCAATAACGTTACTTGTCCGGATTACAACTCATCTTTGAAAGCACAAACTTGGGATTGTATGACTTGTTTGaaagcttcttctccttcttgtgGGTTTTGTTCATCTCCCAGTGGAAAG GAACATCCTGGGGCTTGTTGGGTCTCTAATGATTCTGTTAAGGACTTATGTCATAATGAAAACCGTCTTTGGTACACAAGAGGATGTCCTAGTAATTTTGGTTGGTTTGCTCTTCTTGGATTGGGACTTTATATCATTTTCTTCTCTCCGGGGATGGGGACTGTTCCATGGATAGTTAACTCAGAGATTTATCCATTGAGATTCAGAGGAATCTGTGGAGGAATAGCTGCAACTGCAAATTGGATATCGAATTTAATCGTGGCTCAATCGTTTCTTTCCCTGACTGAAGCTATTGGGACTTCTTGGACTTTTCTCATGTTTGGAGTGATCTCAGTCATTGCTCTTCTCTTTGTTGTGGTGTGTGTTCCGGAGACAAAAGGAATGCCAATGGAGGAGATTGAGAAGATGCTTGAGGGAAGATCTCTTCATTTCAAGTTCTGGAAGAAAAGATCACAGCCCGTTGAGAAAGGAAACCAAACTGCATAA
- the LOC106375934 gene encoding elongation factor 1-delta 1-like isoform X2 yields the protein MAAFPNLNSDSGLKKLDEHLLTRSYITGYQASKDDITVFTALAKPPSSQYVNASRWYNHIDALLRISGVTAEGSGVVVEGSAPVAEEAVATPPAADSKDAADEEDDDDVDLFGEETEEEKKAAEERAASVKASTKKKESGKSSVLIDIKPWDDETDMKKLEEAVRSIQMEGLFWGASKLVPVGYGIKKLQIMCTIVDDLVSVDTMIEEQLTVEPINEFVQSCDIVAFNKI from the exons ATGGCTGCTTTCCCAAACCTTAACTCCGATTCTGgattgaagaagcttgatgagcATCTCCTCACTCGCAGTTACATCACTGG GTACCAGGCTTCGAAGGATGACATCACTGTCTTTACTGCTCTTGCCAAGCCCCCATCTTCACAGTATGTCAACGCTTCTCGTTGGTACAACCACATCGATGCCCTCCTGAGGATCTC TGGTGTCACTGCTGAAGGAAGCGGTGTCGTTGTTGAGGGATCAGCCCCAGTCGCTGAAGAGGCTGTTGCTACTCCACCAGCAGCTGACTCTAAG GATGCTgctgatgaggaagatgatgatgatgttgaccTCTTCGGAGAAGAGACCGAAGAGGAGAAGAAAGCTGCTGAAGAGAGAGCTGCTTCCGTGAAGGCTTctacaaagaagaaggaat CTGGAAAGTCATCAGTTTTGATTGACATCAAGCCATGGGATGATGAGACCGACATGAAGAAGCTTGAGGAAGCTGTGAGATCCATCCAGATGGAAGGATTATTCTGGGGAGCGTCAAAGCTTGTCCCAGTCGGTTATGGTATCAAGAAGTTGCAGATTATGTGCACAATTGTTGATGACCTTGTGTCTGTTGACACCATGATTGAAGAGCAGCTCACTGTCGAACCCATCAATGAGTTCGTCCAGAGCTGTGACATTGTTGCCTTCAACAAAATCT GA
- the LOC106375934 gene encoding elongation factor 1-delta 1-like isoform X1: MAAFPNLNSDSGLKKLDEHLLTRSYITGYQASKDDITVFTALAKPPSSQYVNASRWYNHIDALLRISGVTAEGSGVVVEGSAPVAEEAVATPPAADSKDAADEEDDDDVDLFGEETEEEKKAAEERAASVKASTKKKESGKSSVLIDIKPWDDETDMKKLEEAVRSIQMEGLFWGASKLVPVGYGIKKLQIMCTIVDDLVSVDTMIEEQLTVEPINEFVQSCDIVAFNKICERH; this comes from the exons ATGGCTGCTTTCCCAAACCTTAACTCCGATTCTGgattgaagaagcttgatgagcATCTCCTCACTCGCAGTTACATCACTGG GTACCAGGCTTCGAAGGATGACATCACTGTCTTTACTGCTCTTGCCAAGCCCCCATCTTCACAGTATGTCAACGCTTCTCGTTGGTACAACCACATCGATGCCCTCCTGAGGATCTC TGGTGTCACTGCTGAAGGAAGCGGTGTCGTTGTTGAGGGATCAGCCCCAGTCGCTGAAGAGGCTGTTGCTACTCCACCAGCAGCTGACTCTAAG GATGCTgctgatgaggaagatgatgatgatgttgaccTCTTCGGAGAAGAGACCGAAGAGGAGAAGAAAGCTGCTGAAGAGAGAGCTGCTTCCGTGAAGGCTTctacaaagaagaaggaat CTGGAAAGTCATCAGTTTTGATTGACATCAAGCCATGGGATGATGAGACCGACATGAAGAAGCTTGAGGAAGCTGTGAGATCCATCCAGATGGAAGGATTATTCTGGGGAGCGTCAAAGCTTGTCCCAGTCGGTTATGGTATCAAGAAGTTGCAGATTATGTGCACAATTGTTGATGACCTTGTGTCTGTTGACACCATGATTGAAGAGCAGCTCACTGTCGAACCCATCAATGAGTTCGTCCAGAGCTGTGACATTGTTGCCTTCAACAAAATCTGTGAGCGTCATTAA
- the LOC106383101 gene encoding proline-, glutamic acid- and leucine-rich protein 1-like, with amino-acid sequence MASFERFDDMCDLRLKPKILRNLLSEYVPNEKQPLVDFQSLAKVVSTIATHKLLSESPSSSADQKKLQAKPSKSAVDDWVERLLALVSSDMPDKCWVGVVLIGVTCRECSSDRFFSSYSVWFNCLLSHIKNPESSRIVLVASCTSVSDLLTRLSRFTNTKKEAVSHASKVVLPIIKLLEEESSEALWESIVHLLSTIVILFPAAFHNSYDKVEAIIASKIFSAKTSSNMLKKFAHFLALLPKANKGDAGSWSLMMQKLLIAINVHLNNFFQGLEDETVGKKAIQRLAPPGKDSPLPLGGQDGALDDASWNSEQLIVSRVSALMFCSSTMLTSSYKSKLNVPVASLLSLVERVLAVNGSLPRSMSPFMTGIQQELVCAELPTLHSSALELLRATIKCIRSQLLPYAASVVRVVSSYFKKCSLPELRIKLYSITKTLLKSMGVGMAMQLANEAVSNASVDLEGFDAVSSKTPSLTNAAVLKGGSKKRKHASNSGAEAENSAVEVGVPHNHSLKIAALEALETLLTIGGALGSNGWRERVDKLLMTTVTNACEGRWANAETYHHLPNKSSTDLVEFKLAALRAFLASLVSPSLVRPAFLAEGLELFQRGKCQAEMKVAEFCAHALMSLEVVIHPRALPLDGLPSLSSQFPGSNSLASQKHNALGLNKMDRIAGDSSVLSNLWLANVDVPANSEIQRSIDTTLPLPEAKRLKVGNDLVGSENVQQADVLIKVPESTKESLGHVSERDDDMVPKEVVIETHEGEGLEGQDSLMEEAAVGKKHESLGESDDDSIPSLKADDYLSSDSDIES; translated from the exons ATGGCGTCTTTTGAGCGTTTCGACGACATGTGCGACCTGAGACTGAAGCCCAAGATTCTCAGAAACCTTCTCTCCGAGTACGTTCCGAACGAGAAGCAGCCTCTCGTCGACTTTCAATCACTCGCCAAGGTCGTATCGACCATCGCCACCCACAAGCTGTTATCCGAGTCTCCGTCGTCTTCAGCTGACCAGAAGAAGCTTCAAGCCAAGCCTTCCAAATCAGCCGTTGATGATTGGGTCGAGAGGTTGTTGGCTCTGGTTTCTTCAGACATG CCAGATAAATGCTGGGTGGGTGTCGTTTTGATTGGAGTAACTTGCCGAGAGTGCAGCTCTGATCGTTTCTTTAGCTCATACTCTGTTTGGTTCAACTGTTTACTATCGCATATCAAG AATCCAGAAAGTTCTAGAATTGTTCTAGTGGCTTCATGTACTTCAGTCTCTGATCTCCTTACCAG GCTGTCTAGATTCACTAATACAAAGAAAGAAGCAGTTTCACACGCTTCGAAAGTAGTCTTGCCGATTATTAAACTATTGGAGGAAGAATCTTCAGAAGCACTATGG GAAAGCATTGTCCATCTGCTAAGTACAATTGTTATCTTGTTTCCTGCTGCCTTCCACAATAGTTATGACAAG GTTGAAGCCATTATTgcctccaaaatattttctgcgaAAACCAGTTCTAATATGTTAAAG AAATTTGCTCACTTTCTAGCATTACTCCCAAAAGCTAATAAAGGCGATGCAGGCAGCTGGTCCTTGATGATGCAGAAGCTGTTGATAGCTATAAACGtgcatttaaataattttttccaAGGTTTAGAAGATG AAACAGTAGGGAAAAAAGCGATCCAACGATTGGCTCCTCCTGGAAAAGACTCTCCTTTGCCTTTGGGAGGTCAAGATGGGGCTTTGGATGATGCATCGTGGAACTCTGAGCAGTTGATTGTTTCCAGAGTTTCTGCACTTATGTTCTGCAGCTCAACAATGCTAACTAGCTCTTACAAATCCAAG CTTAATGTTCCAGTTGCCTCATTATTATCCCTAGTAGAGCGAGTGCTGGCGGTGAACGGCTCTCTACCACGATCCATGTCACCTTTCATGACAGGGATCCAACAAGAATTGGTTTGTGCAGAGCTTCCTACTTTGCATTCTTCGGCTCTTGAACTCTTGCGCGCTACTATTAAGTGCATACGCAG CCAACTTTTACCATATGCTGCATCTGTGGTGAGAGTTGTTAGTAGTTACTTCAAGAAATGTTCATTGCCGGAACTGAGGATAAAGCTCTACTCAATCACTAAAACCTTGCTCAAATCCATGGGTGTAG GAATGGCAATGCAACTGGCAAATGAAGCTGTATCTAATGCCTCTGTGGATCTTGAAGGATTTGATGCCGTATCTAGCAAAACCCCATCGCTTACAAATGCTGCTGTTCTTAAGGGTGGCAGTAAAAAAAGGAAGCATGCATCTAATTCCGGAGCCGAGGCAGAGAACTCTGCTGTTGAAGTGGGCGTCCCTCACAATCACTCGTTGAAGATAGCAGCTCTTGAGGCACTAGAAACTCTTCTCACCATC GGTGGTGCATTGGGATCTAATGGCTGGAGAGAACGTGTTGATAAGCTTCTAATGACCACAGTAACAAATGCTTGTGAAGGGAGATGGGCCAATGCTGAAACCTACCATCATTTACCCAATAAGTCTTCAACTGATCTGGTTGAGTTTAAGCTTGCAGCACTCCGTGCGTTTTTGGCATCTCTCGTTTCTCCATCACTAGTACGTCCTGCATTTTTAGCTGAAGGACTTGAGCTGTTCCAAAGAG GTAAGTGTCAGGCGGAGATGAAAGTTGCCGAGTTCTGTGCTCACGCTCTCATGTCTCTTGAAGTTGTCATTCATCCGAGGGCACTTCCACTTGACGGTCTCCCATCACTGAGCAGCCAATTCCCTGGAAGCAATTCTCTGGCTAGCCAAAAACATAACGCACTTGGTCTGAATAAGATGGACCGTATTGCTGGAGATAGCAGTGTTCTATCCAACTTATGGCTGGCAAACGTGGATGTTCCAGCTAACAGCGAGATTCAGAGAAGCATAGATACGACTCTACCTCTCCCAGAGGCCAAAAGATTGAAAGTTGGGAACGATTTGGTTGGATCAGAGAATGTTCAACAAGCTGATGTGCTTATAAAGGTTCCTGAATCAACTAAGGAATCTCTAGGGCATGTTTCAGAGAGAGATGATGATATGGTTCCCAAAGAAGTAGTGATTGAGACTCATGAGGGAGAGGGTTTAGAGGGTCAGGATAGTTTGATGGAGGAAGCAGCAGTTGGTAAGAAGCATGAGTCCTTAGGTGAATCTGATGATGATTCTATTCCAAGTCTTAAGGCGGATGATTATCTTTCTTCTGATTCTGATATTGAATCTTAA